Proteins from a single region of Shinella zoogloeoides:
- a CDS encoding magnesium transporter CorA family protein produces MITVFRSNGEARTLPAEADSAAAEAIAGAVWIDLVEPRRDEEALIERVLGIEVPTRDELKDIEPSSRLYTDGNAAYMTASLMVQAESDLPHLTDVAFILTAGKLLTVRYAEPRSFALFRNSMHRIPGGCSSPTVMITRLLETVADRTAEILEIAVARADRLSLEVFGDNRHLSRRPPRYLEDRVVQVSALHRLVAKTRDSLMSLSRVLTFLHALPALQSDRESLELCRTVTRDVQSLSEHAGFVAGNITFLLDASLGLINLEQNAIIKIFSIASVVLLPPTLIASIYGMNFEFMPELHVDYAYPLTLAAMVLSAILPFFFFRWKGWL; encoded by the coding sequence GTGATCACGGTTTTCCGTTCCAATGGCGAGGCGCGCACCCTGCCGGCCGAAGCCGATTCGGCCGCCGCCGAGGCCATTGCCGGCGCTGTCTGGATCGATCTCGTCGAGCCGCGCCGCGACGAGGAGGCGCTGATCGAGCGGGTGCTCGGCATCGAGGTGCCGACGCGTGACGAACTCAAGGACATCGAGCCGTCGAGCCGCCTCTATACCGACGGCAACGCCGCCTACATGACCGCCTCGCTGATGGTGCAGGCCGAAAGCGACCTGCCGCACCTGACGGATGTCGCCTTCATCCTGACCGCTGGCAAGCTGCTCACCGTGCGCTATGCCGAGCCGCGCTCCTTCGCCCTTTTCAGGAACAGCATGCACCGCATTCCGGGCGGCTGCTCCTCGCCGACCGTCATGATCACCCGGCTTCTGGAAACGGTCGCCGACCGCACGGCGGAAATCCTGGAGATCGCCGTCGCGCGCGCCGACAGGCTGTCCCTGGAAGTGTTCGGCGACAACAGGCACCTGTCGCGCCGCCCGCCGCGCTATCTGGAGGATCGCGTGGTGCAGGTCTCGGCGCTGCACCGCCTCGTCGCCAAGACGCGCGACAGCCTGATGTCGCTGTCGCGCGTGCTGACCTTCCTGCATGCCCTGCCGGCGCTGCAATCCGACCGCGAGAGCCTGGAACTCTGCCGCACGGTGACGCGCGACGTGCAGTCGCTGTCCGAACATGCCGGTTTCGTCGCCGGCAACATCACCTTCCTGCTCGACGCCTCGCTCGGCCTCATCAACCTCGAGCAGAACGCCATCATCAAGATCTTCTCGATCGCTTCCGTCGTGCTGCTTCCGCCGACGCTGATCGCCTCGATCTACGGCATGAACTTCGAATTCATGCCGGAACTGCATGTCGACTACGCCTATCCGCTGACGCTCGCGGCCATGGTGCTGTCGGCCATTCTCCCGTTCTTCTTCTTCCGCTGGAAAGGCTGGCTCTGA